DNA sequence from the Streptomyces cinnabarinus genome:
GGCCCGCCCCGAGCGGCTCGACCTGGTGGCGCTGGCCCGCGCGTCCCGCGAGACGGCCAACCCCGTCGTCGGGTTCGTGAAGGCGCTGACCGCCGTGGTCGCCGCCGCGGACCCCAAGGCCGCCGAGTATGTGCACCGCGGCTCCACCAGCCAGGACATCCTGGACACGGCCGCCATGCTGGTCGTCCGCCGGGCCACCGTGCTGATCCGGGCCGACCTCGACCGGTGCGCGGCCGCCCTGGAGACGCTGGCCCGCACCCACCGGGCCACCCCGATGGCCGGGCGCACCCTCACCCTGCACGCGGTGCCCACCACCTTCGGCCTGAAGGCGGCGGGCTGGCTGCACCTGGTGACCGAGGCCCACCGCCGGACGGCCGCGCTCGCCGCCGCCCTCCCGGTCGAACTGGGCGGCGCGGCGGGCACGCTGGCGGGCTACCTGGAACACGCGGACCACCCCGGCGACGACTACGCCGACCGCCTGGTCGAGGCGTACGCGCACGAGACCGGACTGGCCCCGGCCACCCTGCCCTGGCATGTGCTGCGGACCCCGATCGCCGACACCGGGGCGGTGTGCGCCTTCCTCGCCTCGGCGCTCGGCAAGATCGCGGTCGACGTCCAGTCGCTGGCCCGCACCGAGGTCGGCGAGGTCACCGAACCGGCGGTGGCCGGCCGGGGCGCGTCCTCCGCGATGCCGCACAAGCGCAACCCGGTCCTCGCCACGCTGATCCGCTCGGCCGCGCTCCAAGTACCGCAGCTCGCCGCCGTGCTGTACGGCACGATGCTCGCGGAGGACGAGCGCTCGGGCGGCGCCTGGCACGCCGAGTGGCAGCCCCTGCGGGAGTGTCTGCGGCTGGCGGGCGGCGCCGCGCACACGGCGGTGGAACTCCTGACGGGCCTCACCGTCGACGCCGACCGCATGCGCGCCAACCTCGACCTGACGGGGGGACAGATCGTCTCCGAGCGGGTGGCGGCCGTACTGACCCCGCTGCTCGGCAAGGCGCAGGCCAGGGCGCTGCTGACCCGGGCCTCGCACGAGGCGGCGGACCGTGGGACGGACCTCGCGGAGGTTCTGTCGGCGGCCCCGGAGGTGACCCGGCATCTGACTGCGGCGGAACTGGAGGAGTTGCTGGACCCGACCTGCTACCTGGGCGCGGCGCCGGGTCTGGTGGACCGGGCGGTGGGCCCGGATCCGGCGGTACCGGAGCGGCCGGCGGCTTGAGCCTGCCGGGGCATGAGCGGGCCGAGGGCATGAGCCTGACGGCGGCATGAGCGGGCCGCGGGTATGAGCCGGCCGGGGGCGTTGGCGGGCCCTTGAACCGTCCTTGACCGCTCTTCAGCAGCCTGGGGGTATGAATCCCGAACCCGCCGCGGAACGAAGGCAGTTGCTCGACACCCTCCAGGGTCTGCTCGACGCCCTGCCGCACCCGGCCGACGGGCGGCCGCCGCGGGCCGAGGACGTCCTCGGGTATCTGGAGACCGGCCGGGGCAGCGGGTCCGGCACCCCGCCCGCCCGTGCCCCGGGGACCCCGCACGGGGACGCGGCCGTGGAGGCGTCGCTGCGCCTGGTGATCGAGGCGTTCACGGCGTTCCTGAGCGCGCGCGGGGACCCGGCCGGGCCACGGTGAGGTATGCACATCGTCAGGGTTGTCCACAGGGCTGACGCGTTTCGGCCACCGCGCTGTACCGTCGGCACGAGTTGATGTTCGTGCGGGCCGGAGACGGCCGGGGTTCGGGGGAGGCGGTCGGTGTGGTCGACGCTGGTGCGGCGCAGGAGTCGGGCGGGCGGAGCTCGCTGTCCCGGCGGCTGCCCCGGGTGCGCGGATTCGCCCAGTGGCCCGGGAACGGCACCCCGAAGGAGGAGGGCAAGTCCCTGCGGGAGCGCGTCCCGCGCGGCACGCACGCACTCCTCGACCTGGACCCCGCCCGCCCCGACGCCCTCACGGCGGTGGAGGAGTCCAACCGCGGCCGGATCCCCGGGCTGACGCCGATAAGGGTCGGCCGGATGGCGGCCACCCCCTTCGCCTTCCTGCGCGGATCGGCGGGCCTGATGGCCCACGACCTCGCCCGCACCCCCATGACCCGCGTCCTCGCCCAGATCTGCGGCGACGCCCACGCGGCCAACTTCGGCCTGTACGGCGACCCGCGCGGCGGCCTCGTCATCGACCTGAACGACTTCGACGAGACGCTGCTCGGCCCCTGGGAGTGGGACCTGAAGCGGCTCGCGGCCTCGCTGGTGCTGGCCGGACGGGAGGCGGGCGCCGCCGAGGACACCTGCCGCAAGGCGGCGCACGACGCGGTGGGCGCGTACCGGCGCACGATGCGGCTGCTCGCCAAGCTCCCGGTCCTGGACGCCTGGAACGCCATCGCGGACGAGGAGCTGGTCTCCCACACCGACGCCCATGACCTGCTCGGCACGCTGGAGCGGGTGGCCGAGAAGGCGCGCTCCAACACCAGCGGCCGGTTCGCGGCGAAGTCCACGGAGCCGACCGAGGACGGCGGCCGTGGCTTCGTGGCCGCGCCGCCCGTGCTGAGCCGTGTCCCGGACGAGGAGGCGGCGGCGGTCGCCGCCTCCCTGGAGGACTACGTCGGCACCCTCTCCGAGGACCGGCTCCCGCTGCTGGCCCGGCACGCGGTGCACGACGTGGCGTTCCGCGTGGTCGGCACCGGCAGCGTGGGCACCCGCTCCTACGTCGTCCTGCTCCTGGACCACCGGGGCGAGCCGCTCGTCCTCCAGGTGAAGGAGGCCCGCCCCTCCGCGCTCCTCCCGCACCTGGCGACGGCAGGCTTCGAGACCACGAAGCCGGAGCACGAGGGCCGCCGCGTGGTCCTCGGCCAGAAGCGCATGCAGGTGGTCAGCGACATCCTGCTCGGCTGGACGACGGTCGAGGGCCTGCCCTTCCAGGTCCGCCAGTTCCGCAACCGCAAGGGCAGCGTGGACCCCGCCGCCCTCTCCCCCGACCAGCTCGACGACTACGGCCGCATGACCGGCGCCCTCCTCGCCCGGGCCCACTCCCACAGCGCCGACCCCCGCCTCATCGCCGGCTACTGCGGCAAGAACGAGGAACTGGACGAGGCCATAGCGACCTTCGCGGTGGCGTACGCGGACCGCACGGAGGCGGACCACGCGGACCTGGTGAAGGCGGTGCGGGAGGGGAGGATCGCCGCAGAAGAAGGGGTATGAGCGGCGGACCTCAGGGGCGCGGGCTGTATCGATCTGCGGCTCCGCCGCGGGGCGCGACCAGCCACGATGGCGCGACAGCCCACACACGACCTGCCGCGCCGAGGGAACTACTACTCTGGTCGGGTGACAACCCCGGAAGAAGATCAGACCCCCCGCCCGGAAGAGCGACTCGAACGCGCCGTACGGGCCGCGGAACAGGCGCTGATCGAGTACGAGATCGCCGTCGAGACCTTCCGCGTGGAGGTCGAGAACTTCTCCCGGCTGCACCACCAGAAGCTGGGCCCGATGTACGCCCGCCTCGACGACCTGGAAGCAAGGATCGCCGAGGCGAAGGCGGCCCGCTCCGGCGACCCGGAGGACATCCGCAAGGCGGAGGAGGCCCGCGCCCGGGTCATGCCGATGCCGGGTGTCGAGGAGCTGTTCCACGGCTGGATGGACGGCGACGGTCTCTTCCCGGAGGCGTCGGCGATGCTCACGGACCAGCCGGTACAGCCCCCGCAGCGGGTCCGCCCGAGCGAGGAGGCCCGCAAGCTCTACCGCGAGCTGGCCCGCAAGGCCCACCCCGACCTGGCCCAGGAGGACGGGGAGCGGGCGCGCCGCGAGGAATTCATCACCCGGGTCAACGCCGCGTACGCCCGGGGCGACGAGGCCCTGCTGAAGGAGCTGGCCGAGGAGTGGGCGGCGGGTCCGGTCCCCGAGGAGCGGCAGCCGAGCCCCGCCGAGGAGCTCTACGCCCGCCTGGAGTGGCTCTCCGAGCGCAAGGAGATGCTCACCCTGGTGGTACGGGAGCTGGAGGACAGCGCGATCGGCTCCATGCTGCGGCTGGCCCCGGACGACCCGGACACGCTGCTGGAGGAGATCGCCGAGCAACTGCTCGCCGATGTGTCCGCGCGCGAGGCGGAGCTGGCGGAACTGCTCGGGTGACGAGGGAGGCGGCCGGACCGCGCGTGCCACCGGGTACCGTCGGTGGCATGCATTTCGGATCTGGCGTGCCCACGGTCGAGGTCACGGACCTCAAGGACGGCGATTTCCTTCTGGACGTCCGCGAGGACGACGAGTGGCAGGCAGGCCACGCCGAGGGGGCGCTGCACATCCCCATCAGCGACTTCGTCGCCCGCTACGGCGAGCTGACCGAGGCCGCCCCGCAGGACGGCCGGGTCAATGTGATCTGCCGTTCCGGGGGCCGCAGCGCGCAGGTCGCGATGTACCTGGTCCAGCAGGGCATCGACGCGGTGAACGTCGACGGCGGCATGCAGGTGTGGGCAGCCGCGGGCCGACCCGTCGTCACGGCCGAGGGCAAGCCCGGCTTCGTGCTCTGAGCTGCTCTGCCCTGCTCTGAGCACTCCGAGCAGGGCACATCACCCCAGGGGATGCGCGGCCAGCAGCTCGCCCAGCGCCTCCTCGTGCGCCGCCGCCGGGCCGAGCGACAGCTCCAGTTGCTTGGCCCACGCGTGGTACCGGTGCAGCGGGTAGTCGACGTCCGCGCCGAACCCCCCGTGCAGATGCTGCGCCGTCTGCACGATCCGCCGTACCCCTTCCGCGGCCCAGATCTTGGCCACGGCGACGTCCGCTGCGACCGGCAGCGCGCCCGGCGCCCGCGCCGCGATCCGCCAGGCGGCCTGCCACAGGGTGGCCTCCATGGCCCGCAGGTCGATGTACCGGTCGGCGGTCTGCACGGCGACCGCTTGGAAGGTGGCGAGCGGGTGGCCGAACTGCTCCCGCTTGCCGGTGTAGTCGCTCGTCATCCGCAGCACCCGGTCGCCGAGCCCGAGCGCCAGCGCGCAGGTCCCGACCGTCAGCAGCTCCCGCAGCCGCTCCCAGGCGCCTTCCGCCGCCACCACCTCCCGCTCCGCGAGCCGCACGGAGTCGAGCCGCAGCTCCCCGAGCCGCTCCCCGGTGGTGGAGTACTGCTCGGCCAGCCCCACCCCGGCCCGCTCGTGCGACACCAGCGCCAGCACGGCCCGGTCGCCGTCCGCGCTCGCCGGTACGACGAGGAGATCGGCGTCGTACGCCCAGGGAACGGCCGTCTGCGCACCGTCCAGCACCCATCCCGCACCGTCCCGCCGCGCGGTCACCGCCAGCTCCGCCGGGTCGTGCCCGCTGCGGCCGTGCGCGGCGACGGTCAGTGCGAGCTCGCCCCGCCCGGCCCGCGCCAACAGCCCGGACTCCAGGTCCTGGCCGCGGTACGCCTGAAGGACCGCCAGTGCCGCGCTGTGCTCCAGCAGCGGCACCCGCGCCAGCACCCCCGCCGCCTCCCGCAGCACCAGACAGAGCGCCACCGCGTCCAGACCGGCGCCGCCGTGCTCCTCGGCGAGCAGCAGGCTCAGCAGATCGGCGTCGGCGAGCCGGGACCACAGCGCGCGGTCGAAGTCCTCGGCCACGGCGCCCCGGGTGAGCGCGGGGCTCGGCACGGCGTCCGGCTCGACCCCGGCGAACACCCCCTGCGCCGCCTCGGCCGCCGCCTGCTGCTCCTCGGTGAAGGTGAAGTCCACGGTGCTGCCCTCCCGCGCCCAGGGTCCCGCCCACAGTGATCTGACGGTGCGTCAAGATAGAACAGGTTCTAGAAGAAGGGAACGGGGCGGACGGGGGCCGTCTCCTGGATCTTCACGCCCTTCCCCATGGATCTTCACCCCCCTCACCAGTGGATCTTCGGCTCCTGCCAACCGCTTCGCAGATGTGACCTTGCCGTGAGCGGGGCGCCGTAAGGTGTCCCCCCGAGACAGGGCCGCCCGGGGAGGTTCTGCCGGGGACCGGAATGGGGGAACGGGGCGGAATGGACGCGTACGACGCAGTGGGCGAGGCCCGGCACGGGCCGGAGCCCCGCAGCGGTGTGGCCGCCCTGTCCCTGCGCTACCAGATCGCCGCCGCCCTCGCCCTGGCCGTGGTCGCGGTCGCCGTCTGCGTCCACATCGGCATGGTCTTCCTGCATGTCGCCCCCTCCAACACGGTCAGCAAGCGGCACGGCTCGGCGATCGAGGACTGGGTCTATCCGGAGTTCGAGCAGAACTGGAAGCTCTTCGCGCCCAACCCGCTCCAGCAGAACATCGCCGTCGAGGTCCGCGCCGAGGTCCGCGAGGCGGACGGCGAGATGCGCACCACCGGCTGGTACGACCTGTCCGCCCAGGACGGCCGGGACATCGACGGCAATCTGCTGCCGAGCCACACCCAGCAGAACGAGCTGCGCCGGGCCTGGGACTTCCTGGTCGCCACGCACGACGACGACAACCGCCCGGTGGGCCTGCGCGGCGATCTGGCCGAGTCCTACCTGCGCCGCATCGTGGTCCTGCGCCTGGACCGCGAGGACGCGGCCGGACCCGGCGGGCTCGTGCAGCGCGTCCAGGTCCGCTCGCGGACCACGAACGTGCCGCCGCCCGACTGGAGCGAGGAAAAGGTGCCGGACAACCCGGTGTACCGACAGCTGCCCTGGTGGGAGCTGCCCGCGGACGAGACCGGGGACGGGACCGACGAGGCCGGCAAGGCCGCGGACGAGGCCGGGGAGGAGCGGGCATGAGCCGCTTCGCCCTCGCCGTCTCGGCCGCCATCGCCCGGGTCACCGAGTCCGCGCTCGGCCCGTACCAGACGGCGGTGGTCCGGATCGGCTTCGCCGCGACCTGGCTGCTCTTCCTGTTGCGCGAGCTGCCCCACCGCCATGAGCTGTACGGCCCGGACGGCCCCTGGAGCTTCGCGCTCGCCGAGCAGCTGATCACCGCGAACGGCGCCTTCACGGCCCTGATCTGGACCGACGGCCGGATCTGGTTCGAGCTGGTCTACGCCCTCGCCGTCCTCTTCGCCGTCCTGCTGCTGCTCGGCTGGCGGACCCGCACGATGTCCGTGCTGTTCATGGTCGGCGTGCTGTCCGTGCAGAACCGGTCCGTCTTCATGGGCGACGGCGGCGACAACGTCCTGCACCTGATGTCGATCTACCTGGTCTTCACCCGCTGCGGCCGGGTCTGGTCGCTGGACGCGCGCCGGGCGGAACGCCGGGGGGACAGGGCCGACCGGGTGGGTCCGGTTCTGTGGGGGGTGCTCGGACTCGTCCTGATCCTGGCCTGGCTCGGGGGCCGGCTCGACGGCGACGTGACCGTGCCGCTGATCCTGTGGACCGTGTGGATCGCGCAGGCGGTGTGGTGGCTGGCCGGCCGGATCACCCGCACCGCCGAGCCGCGGGTCCTGCTCGATGTGATCGCGAACATCGTGCACAACGGCGCCCTGTTCGTAATCATGGCCGAGGCCTGTCTGATCTACGCCACCGCGGGCTGGTACAAGATCCAGGGCTCCCGCTGGCAGGACGGCACCGCCGTCTACTACCCCCTGCACCTGGACTACTTCTCCCCCTGGCCGGCCCTCGCGGACGCCCTCTCGGCCAGCGGCGTCATGGTGATGCTGGTGACGTACGGGACGGTAATGGTCCAGGTCGCCTTCCCGTTCACGCTGTTCAACCGGCGGGTCAAGAACGTCCTGCTGGCCGCCATGATGTTCGAGCACGCGGTGATCGCGGTCGTCCTCGGCCTGCCGTTCTTCTCGCTGGCGATGATCGCGGCGGACGCGGTCTTCCTGCCGACGGCCTTCCTGCGCCGCCTGGGCGCCTTGGCGGCGCGGATGCCGGGCCCACGCAAGGACGGCGATACGGCAGTGCCCGAGCCCCGCGGCCCGGAGAACCCCGAGAGCCCGGAGAACCCGGAACAGACCCACGTAGGCTCCGCTCCATGACCAGCCCCGTCACCACCTGGCACCGCCTCGCCGGCACCGCCGTACTCCTGGACGGCTTCCACGCCCTCAAGCACGCGGTGCGTTTCGGCGCCGAGGTCCCGGTGGCGGTGGCGGTGGACCGGGAGGCGACCCTCGCCCTGGCCGACGAACTGGCCGCCGACGTACGCGACCGTCTGTCCGGCCTCCTCATGGAGGTCCCGGAGGAGACCTACCGCGCCCTGGTCCCGCGCCCCCACCCCACAGCCGTGGCGGCCCTGGCGGTACGTCCGTCCCGCGCGGCGCATCTGGAGCTGCTGGCGGCGCGGCCGCGCCCCACCCCGGTGGTTCTGCTCGACCACCCCCGCAACCTGGGCAACGCGGGCGCGGTCATCCGCCTGGCCGCGGGCTTCGGCGCGACGGGCGTCGTCACCACCGGCACGCTGGACCCCTGGCATCCCACGGTCGTACGAGGCGGCGCGGGCCTGCACTTCGCGACGGCGGTGGAGCGCGTCACGCCGGAGGAACTCCCTCCGGGCCCCCTCTTCGCCCTGGACCCCGAGGGCGACGACATCCGGGACATGAAGCTCCCGGACGACGCCGTCCTCGCCTTCGGCTCGGAGCGCACCGGCCTGTCACCAGAGGTCCGCGAACGAGCGGACCACCTGCTGTCCCTGCCGATGCGCCCCCAGGTGTCGAGCTACAACTTGGCGACGAGCGTGGGGATGACGCTCTACCACTGGAGCGCCTTCAGGGGTTCCTAGGCCTCCCGCCGAACCTCGACCACGCGGAAGCGACTGGCGACGAACGCCCCGTCGCACAGCGCGGCGTTCGCCGCCGGGTTGCCGCCCGACCCGTGGAAGTCGGAGAAGGCGGCCGTCTGGTTGACGTACACCCCGCCCGTCAGATTCAGCGACAACTGCGCCGCCTCCTCCAGGCAGACGTCCTGCACGGCCTGCTCCACCTCGGAGTCGACGGTGTACGCGCCCACCGTCATCGCGCCCTTGTCCCGGACCGTCCGCCGCAGCAGCGACACCGCGTCCGCGGCGGAGTCCATCGCCACCGCGAAGGACACCGGCCCGAAGCACTCGTTCATGTACGCGGCCTCGTCGTCCGGCTTGGCCCCGTCCAGCTTGACGATGACCGGCGTACGGACGACCGCCTCGGGGAAGTCCGGGTTGGCGACCTCGCGGGAGGCGAGGGCGACTTCGCCGAGCCCCGCCGCGGCCTCAAGGCGTGCCTTGACGTCCGGGTTCACGATCGCGCCGAGCAGCGCGTTCGCGCGGGCGTCGTCGCCGAGCAGCCCGTCCACCGCGCGGGCGAGGTCCGCGACGACCTCGTCGAAGCTCCGCGGCCCGTCCTCGGTGCGGATGCCGTCCCGGGGGATCAGCAGGTTCTGCGGCGTGGTGCACATCTGCCCGCTGTACAGCGACAGGGAGAACGCCAGGTTGGACAGCATGCCCTTGTAGTTGCCGGTGGACTCCACGAGCACCGTGTTGACGCCGGCCTTCTCCGTGTACACCTGCGCCTGGCGGGCGTTGGCCTCCAGCCAGTCGCCGAAGGCGGTCGAACCGGTGTAGTCGATGATCCGGATCTCGGGCCGCACGGCGAGCGTCTTGGCGATGCCCTCACCGGGCCGCTCGGCGGCGAGCGCGACCAGGTTCGGGTCGAACCCGGCCTCGGCGAGCACCTCGCGAGCGACCTGCACGGTCAGCGCGAGCGGCAGCACCGCGCGGGGGTGCGGCTTCACCAGCACCGCGTTGCCCGTGGCGAGCGAGGCGAACAGGCCCGGGTAGCCGTTCCAGGTCGGGAAGGTGTTGCAGCCGATCATCAGCGCGATCCCGCGCGGTACCGCCGTGAACGCCTTGGTCAGGGCGAGCGGGTCCTTCTTGCCCTGCGGCTTGGTCCACTCCGCGGTGTCGGGGGTGCGGACCTGCTCCACGTACGCGTAGGCCACCGCCTCCAGGCCGCGGTCCTGGGCGTGCGGGCCGCCCGCCTGGAACGCCATCATGAACGCCTGCCCGGAGGTGTGCATGACCGCGTGCGCGAACTCGTGGGTGCGGTCGCTGATCCGCTTGAGGATCTCCACGCAGACCACCGCGCGGATCTCCGCGCCCGCGTCCCGCCAGTCCCGCTGTCCGGCCTTCATGGCGGGCAGCAGCACGTCCACGTCCGCGTGCGGGTACTCCACGCCCAGCGCCAGGCCGTACGGGGAGACCTCGCCGCCCACCCAGCCGTCGGTACCGGGCTGGCCGAGGTCGATCCGGGTGCCGAGGAGGGCGTCGAAGGCGGCCTTGCCCGCCGCCATGTCCAGGCTGCCGTTCTCGCCGTAGGCCTTGGGGTGCTCGGGGTGCGGGGACCAGTACGCGCGCGTGCGGATCGCTTCCAGCGCCTGGTCGAGGGTGGGCCGGTGCTTGGCGATCAGGTCGTGGGCGGTGAGGGCGGCGGCCATGCGGGACCAACTCCTAGTCTCAAGAACTCTTCGTCGAGTTCATGACCTGGCAGAAACATGGGCAGGAACAGCCAGTCAGAGTTAGAGTAACCGAACGATCGGTCGGTTCAAGGGGGTCCGCCGCATCTGTGGAAAACCCCGTGCGGGAGGATCGCGGACATGACAGCACTCGACCTCAGCAGCCCCGTGGCCGTCGTCGGCACCGGCACCATGGGCCAGGGCATCGCCCAGGTCGCACTGATCGCCGGCCATCCGGTCCGGCTCTACGACGCCGTGCCCGGCAAGGCGCGGGAGGCGGCCGACGCGATCGGCGCCCGCCTCGACCGGCTGGTCGAGAAGGACCGGCTCAGCGACGCCGACCGCGTCGCGGCCCGCGCCCGGCTGATGCCCGCCGAGGCGCTCACCGACCTCGCCGACTGCGCCCTGGTGATCGAGGCCGTCCTGGAGCGCCTGGACATCAAGCAGGAGCTGTTCCGGGCGCTGGAGGAGATCGTCGGCGAGGACTGTCTGCTCGCCACCAACACCTCCTCCCTCTCCGTCACCGCCATCGGCGGCGCCCTCGCGAACCCCGGCCGCTTCGTGGGCCTGCACTTCTTCAACCCGGCCCCGCTGCTGCCGCTGGTCGAGGTGGTCTCCGGGTTCGCCACCGACGTCACCTCGGCCACGCGCGCGTACGAGACCGCCCGCGCCTGGGGCAAGACCCCGGTCGCCTGCGCCGACACCCCGGGCTTCATCGTCAACCGCATCGCGCGGCCCTTCTACGCCGAGGCCTTCGCGGTCCACGAGGCCCAGGGCGCCGACCCCGCCACCATCGACGCGGTACTGCGCGAGTGCGGCGGCTTCCGGATGGGCGCCTTCGAACTGACCGACCTGATCGGCCAGGACGTCAACGAGTCCGTCACCCACTCCGTGTGGCAGTCCTTCTTCCAGGACGTCCGCTTCACGCCCTCGCTGTCCCAGCGCCGCCTGGTGGAGTCCGGCCGCCTCGGCCGCAAGAGCGGACACGGCTGGTTCGACTACTCCGATGAGCTCGGGGCTGCCGAGCGGCCCGAACCGCACACCGCCGAGCCGGAACGGGCGCCCGCGTATGTCGTCGTCGAGGGAGACCTGGGTCCCGCCGCCGAACTGCTCACGCTGTTGCGCGAGGCGGGCGTCCCGGTGCGCGAGGAGGACGAGGACCACGGCACCCGCCTGGTCCTGCCCAGCGGCGGCCAGCTGGCGCTCGCCGACGGACAGACCTCGGTGGAGTTCCGGGACGTCGTCTACTTCGACCTCGCGCTCGACTACCGCCGGGCCACCCGGATCGCCCTGTCCGCCTCCCAGGACACCTCCCCGCAGACCCTCGCCGAGGCCGTCGGCCTGTTCCAGGCGCTCGGCAAGCAGGTCAGCGTCATCGGGGACGTGCCCGGCATGATCGTCGCCCGTACGGTCGCCCGGATCGTCGACCTCGCCCATGACGCCGTCGCCAAGGGCGTGGCCACCGAGGAGGACATCGACACGGCCATGCGGCTCGGCGTCAACTACCCGCTCGGCCCCTTCGAGTGGAGCCGCAGGCTCGGCCGCAACTGGGCCTACTCCCTCCTCGACGACCTTCACCTGCGCGACCCCTCCGGGCGGTACGCCCCCTCCCTCGCGCTGTACCGGCACGCCTACGCCACCGACAAGCGGGAGGGCAACGGCTCATGACCACCGCCAAGCGCGACACGTACACCCCGGAGACGCTGCTGTCGGTCGCCGTCCGGGTCTTCAACGAACGCGGCTACGACGGCACCTCCATGGAGCATCTCTCCCGGGCCGCCGGGATCTCCAAGTCGTCGATCTACCACCACGTCTCCGGCAAGGAGGAGCTGCTGCGCCGCGCGGTGAGCCGGGCGCTGGACGAGCTGTTCGGCATCCTCGACGAGGAGCACGCGCGCGTGGGGCGTGCCTCGGACCGCCTGGAGCATGTCGTCCGGCGCATGGTCGAGGTGCTCATAACCGACCTGCCCTATGTGACGCTGCTGCTGCGGGTGCGCGGCAACACCGACACCGAGCGGTGGGCGCTGGAGCGGCGCCGCGACTTCGACCACGAGGTCGCCGAGCTGCTGAAGGCGGCGGCCGCCGACGGGGACCTGCGCGGCGACGTGGAAGTGCGGCTCGCCACCCGGCTGGTCTTCGGGATGATCAACTCCATTGTGGAGTGGTACCGGCCGGACGGCCGGGGCATGGGCGAGCGCGAGGTCGCCGACGCCGTGGTGCAGGTGGTGTTCGGGGGACTGCGCAGAGCGGCCTGATGTCAGCCCTGCGGCTCCAGGTCCTCCTCCTCGAAGACCAGCAGGGTGCGGGTGCTGAGCACCTCGGGGATGGCCTGGAGGCGGGTGAGCACCAGTTCGCGCAGCGCCCGGTTGTCGGGCGTGTGCACCAGCAGCAGGACGTCGAAATCGCCCCCCACCAGCGCGATGTGCGAGGCCCCGGGCAGCTGCCTGAGCTGCTCGCGCACGGTCCGCCAGGTGTTCTGCACGATCTTCAGCGTGATGTACGCCGACGTCCCGTGCCCCGCGCGTTCATGGTCGACGCGGGCGCCGAAGCCCCGGATGACGCCGTCCTCGATGAGGCGGTTGATGCGCGCGTAGGCGTTGGCGCGCGAGACGTGCACCCGCTCGGCGACGGACCGTATGGAGGCGCGGCCGTCCGCCTGGAGCATCTGGAGGATGTCCTGATCGATGGCGTCGAGGGGACGGGGTGGCGGCAGGGCGCCGCCGTCGGG
Encoded proteins:
- a CDS encoding TetR/AcrR family transcriptional regulator; translated protein: MTTAKRDTYTPETLLSVAVRVFNERGYDGTSMEHLSRAAGISKSSIYHHVSGKEELLRRAVSRALDELFGILDEEHARVGRASDRLEHVVRRMVEVLITDLPYVTLLLRVRGNTDTERWALERRRDFDHEVAELLKAAAADGDLRGDVEVRLATRLVFGMINSIVEWYRPDGRGMGEREVADAVVQVVFGGLRRAA
- the paaN gene encoding phenylacetic acid degradation protein PaaN, with the translated sequence MAAALTAHDLIAKHRPTLDQALEAIRTRAYWSPHPEHPKAYGENGSLDMAAGKAAFDALLGTRIDLGQPGTDGWVGGEVSPYGLALGVEYPHADVDVLLPAMKAGQRDWRDAGAEIRAVVCVEILKRISDRTHEFAHAVMHTSGQAFMMAFQAGGPHAQDRGLEAVAYAYVEQVRTPDTAEWTKPQGKKDPLALTKAFTAVPRGIALMIGCNTFPTWNGYPGLFASLATGNAVLVKPHPRAVLPLALTVQVAREVLAEAGFDPNLVALAAERPGEGIAKTLAVRPEIRIIDYTGSTAFGDWLEANARQAQVYTEKAGVNTVLVESTGNYKGMLSNLAFSLSLYSGQMCTTPQNLLIPRDGIRTEDGPRSFDEVVADLARAVDGLLGDDARANALLGAIVNPDVKARLEAAAGLGEVALASREVANPDFPEAVVRTPVIVKLDGAKPDDEAAYMNECFGPVSFAVAMDSAADAVSLLRRTVRDKGAMTVGAYTVDSEVEQAVQDVCLEEAAQLSLNLTGGVYVNQTAAFSDFHGSGGNPAANAALCDGAFVASRFRVVEVRREA
- a CDS encoding Lrp/AsnC family transcriptional regulator, whose protein sequence is MAEGPDGGALPPPRPLDAIDQDILQMLQADGRASIRSVAERVHVSRANAYARINRLIEDGVIRGFGARVDHERAGHGTSAYITLKIVQNTWRTVREQLRQLPGASHIALVGGDFDVLLLVHTPDNRALRELVLTRLQAIPEVLSTRTLLVFEEEDLEPQG
- a CDS encoding 3-hydroxyacyl-CoA dehydrogenase, with amino-acid sequence MTALDLSSPVAVVGTGTMGQGIAQVALIAGHPVRLYDAVPGKAREAADAIGARLDRLVEKDRLSDADRVAARARLMPAEALTDLADCALVIEAVLERLDIKQELFRALEEIVGEDCLLATNTSSLSVTAIGGALANPGRFVGLHFFNPAPLLPLVEVVSGFATDVTSATRAYETARAWGKTPVACADTPGFIVNRIARPFYAEAFAVHEAQGADPATIDAVLRECGGFRMGAFELTDLIGQDVNESVTHSVWQSFFQDVRFTPSLSQRRLVESGRLGRKSGHGWFDYSDELGAAERPEPHTAEPERAPAYVVVEGDLGPAAELLTLLREAGVPVREEDEDHGTRLVLPSGGQLALADGQTSVEFRDVVYFDLALDYRRATRIALSASQDTSPQTLAEAVGLFQALGKQVSVIGDVPGMIVARTVARIVDLAHDAVAKGVATEEDIDTAMRLGVNYPLGPFEWSRRLGRNWAYSLLDDLHLRDPSGRYAPSLALYRHAYATDKREGNGS